In the Pseudomonas orientalis genome, one interval contains:
- the nuoC gene encoding NADH-quinone oxidoreductase subunit C/D encodes MTTGSALYIPPYKANDQDVVVELNNRFGAEAFTAQETRTGMPVLWVARARLIEVLTFLRNLPKPYVMLYDLHGVDERLRTKRQGLPSGADFTVFYHLMSLERNSDVMLKVALSESDLSVPTVTGIWPNANWYEREVWDMFGIDFPGHPHLTRIMMPPTWEGHPLRKDFPARATEFDPFSLTLAKQQLEEEAARFNPEDWGMKRSGTNEDYMFLNLGPNHPSAHGAFRIILQLDGEEIVDCVPDIGYHHRGAEKMAERQSWHSFIPYTDRIDYLGGVMNNLPYVLSVEKLAGIKVPDRVDTIRIMMAEFFRITSHLLFLGTYIQDVGAMTPVFFTFTDRQRAYKVIEAVTGFRLHPAWYRIGGVAHDLPNGWERLVKEFIDWMPKRLDEYQKAALDNSILKGRTIGVAQYNTKEALEWGVTGAGLRSTGCDFDLRKARPYSGYQNFEFEVPLAANGDAYDRCIVRVEEMRQSLKIIEQCMRNMPAGPYKADHPLTTPPPKERTLQHIETLITHFLQVSWGPVMPANESFQMIEATKGINSYYLTSDGGTMSYRTRIRTPSFPHLQQIPSVIKGEMVADLIAYLGSIDFVMADVDR; translated from the coding sequence ATGACTACAGGCAGTGCTCTGTACATCCCGCCTTATAAGGCAAACGACCAGGACGTGGTCGTCGAACTGAACAACCGTTTTGGCGCCGAGGCGTTCACCGCCCAGGAGACCCGCACCGGCATGCCCGTGTTGTGGGTTGCCCGCGCCAGGCTCATCGAAGTCCTGACCTTCCTGCGCAACTTGCCCAAGCCCTACGTCATGCTCTATGACCTGCATGGCGTGGACGAGCGCCTGCGCACCAAGCGCCAGGGCCTGCCCAGTGGCGCCGATTTCACCGTGTTCTACCACTTGATGTCGCTGGAACGTAACAGCGACGTGATGCTCAAGGTCGCCCTGAGCGAGAGCGACCTGAGCGTACCGACCGTGACCGGCATCTGGCCGAACGCCAACTGGTACGAGCGTGAAGTCTGGGACATGTTCGGCATCGACTTCCCGGGCCACCCGCACCTGACCCGCATCATGATGCCACCGACCTGGGAAGGTCACCCGCTGCGCAAGGACTTCCCGGCGCGCGCCACCGAGTTCGACCCCTTCAGCCTCACCCTGGCCAAGCAACAGCTCGAGGAAGAAGCGGCGCGCTTCAACCCGGAAGACTGGGGCATGAAGCGTTCGGGCACCAACGAGGACTACATGTTCCTCAACCTGGGCCCCAACCACCCTTCGGCCCACGGTGCCTTCCGTATCATCCTGCAACTGGATGGCGAGGAAATCGTCGACTGCGTCCCGGACATCGGCTACCACCACCGTGGTGCCGAAAAAATGGCCGAGCGTCAGTCCTGGCACAGCTTCATCCCCTACACTGACCGTATCGACTACCTCGGCGGCGTGATGAACAACCTGCCGTATGTGCTCTCGGTCGAGAAGCTGGCCGGTATCAAGGTGCCGGACCGCGTCGACACCATTCGCATCATGATGGCCGAGTTCTTCCGCATCACCAGCCACCTGCTGTTCCTGGGTACTTACATCCAGGACGTGGGCGCCATGACGCCGGTGTTCTTCACCTTCACCGACCGCCAGCGCGCCTACAAGGTCATCGAAGCGGTCACCGGTTTCCGTCTGCACCCGGCCTGGTACCGCATCGGCGGCGTGGCCCACGACCTGCCTAACGGTTGGGAGCGCCTGGTCAAGGAATTCATCGACTGGATGCCCAAGCGTCTGGACGAATACCAGAAGGCCGCCCTGGATAACAGCATCCTCAAGGGCCGTACCATCGGCGTCGCGCAATACAACACCAAAGAGGCCCTGGAATGGGGCGTCACCGGTGCCGGCCTGCGTTCCACCGGTTGCGACTTCGACCTGCGCAAGGCGCGCCCGTACTCCGGCTACCAGAACTTCGAGTTCGAAGTACCGCTGGCGGCCAACGGCGATGCCTACGACCGCTGCATCGTGCGCGTCGAAGAAATGCGCCAGAGCCTGAAGATCATCGAGCAGTGCATGCGCAACATGCCGGCAGGCCCGTACAAGGCGGATCACCCGCTGACCACGCCGCCGCCCAAAGAGCGCACGCTGCAGCACATCGAAACCCTGATCACGCACTTCCTGCAGGTTTCGTGGGGCCCGGTGATGCCGGCCAACGAGTCCTTCCAGATGATCGAAGCGACCAAGGGTATCAACAGTTATTACCTGACGAGCGATGGCGGCACCATGAGCTACCGCACCCGGATTCGCACCCCAAGCTTCCCGCACTTGCAGCAGATCCCTTCGGTGATCAAAGGCGAGATGGTCGCGGACTTGATTGCGTACCTGGGTAGTATCGATTTCGTTATGGCCGACGTGGACCGCTAA
- the nuoE gene encoding NADH-quinone oxidoreductase subunit NuoE: MNSTLIQTDRFTLSETERSAIEHELHHYEDPRAASIEALKIVQKERGWVPDGALYAIGEILGIPASDVEGVATFYSQIFRQPVGRHIIRVCDSMVCYIGGHESVVSEIQAKLGIGLGQTTADGRFTLLPVCCLGNCDKAPALMIDDDTFGDVQPAGVTQLLEGYP; encoded by the coding sequence ATGAACAGCACGCTTATCCAGACAGACCGTTTCACCTTGAGTGAAACCGAGCGCTCGGCCATCGAGCACGAGCTGCATCACTACGAAGACCCGCGCGCGGCGTCGATCGAAGCCCTGAAGATCGTCCAGAAGGAACGTGGCTGGGTGCCGGACGGCGCTCTCTACGCCATCGGCGAGATCCTCGGCATCCCCGCCAGCGACGTTGAAGGCGTGGCCACGTTCTACAGCCAGATCTTCCGCCAGCCGGTGGGCCGCCACATCATTCGCGTGTGCGACAGCATGGTCTGCTACATCGGTGGCCACGAGTCCGTGGTCAGCGAAATACAGGCAAAGCTGGGCATCGGCCTGGGCCAGACCACCGCCGACGGCCGCTTCACGCTGCTGCCGGTGTGCTGCCTGGGCAACTGCGACAAGGCGCCGGCGTTGATGATCGACGACGACACATTCGGTGACGTACAGCCTGCTGGCGTGACCCAATTGCTCGAGGGCTACCCATGA